From one Planktothrix agardhii NIES-204 genomic stretch:
- a CDS encoding aminoglycoside phosphotransferase, producing the protein MMLLNQPTLKQNESGINNQYDIFPISCSTLDVRALITQILNHYPIDTVEKCKFWHRGLSDVYSVKTQTTRYFLRISHQHWRCQDEINFEVELLDFLHEYQLPVAYPIRTKNGQLFFEINAPEGKRYAVLFVNAPGQIAIGDLNVSQSLKLGETVAKIHQVSLNFRPSVQRQPLTLDYLLESSLVAIAPYLNNRPKDLNYLVEVVFQLKTQLQKLPKIPPLWGICWGDPHSGNAHFTTDDQITLFDFDQCGYGWRSFDIAKFLQVSLQSGLSKKVREAFILGYEEINPLIEPEKSLIQELTETAHIWAWAISIINAEHFNYSRLDTCYFTRHLEQLKRLHSPDWQ; encoded by the coding sequence ATGATGCTTTTAAACCAACCTACTCTTAAGCAGAATGAGTCTGGAATTAATAATCAGTACGATATTTTTCCGATTAGTTGCTCAACCCTAGATGTCAGAGCATTAATCACTCAAATTTTAAATCACTATCCGATTGATACCGTCGAAAAATGTAAATTTTGGCATCGAGGATTAAGTGATGTTTATTCGGTAAAAACTCAAACTACGCGCTATTTTTTGAGAATTTCCCATCAACATTGGCGCTGTCAAGATGAAATTAATTTTGAGGTAGAATTGCTGGATTTTTTGCATGAATATCAACTTCCCGTTGCTTATCCGATCAGGACAAAAAATGGACAATTATTTTTTGAAATTAATGCTCCTGAAGGAAAACGATATGCGGTGTTATTTGTCAATGCTCCGGGTCAAATTGCGATCGGAGATTTGAATGTTAGCCAAAGTTTAAAATTAGGTGAAACCGTTGCTAAAATTCATCAAGTTTCTTTAAATTTTAGACCATCTGTTCAACGTCAACCTTTAACCTTAGATTATTTATTAGAGAGTTCATTAGTGGCGATCGCACCCTATTTAAACAATCGACCCAAGGATTTAAACTACTTAGTAGAAGTTGTGTTTCAACTGAAAACTCAATTACAAAAATTACCTAAAATTCCTCCCTTATGGGGGATTTGTTGGGGTGATCCCCATAGTGGGAATGCTCATTTCACCACCGATGATCAAATTACCCTATTTGACTTTGATCAATGTGGATATGGGTGGCGCTCTTTTGATATTGCTAAGTTTTTACAAGTATCGTTACAGTCAGGACTCAGTAAAAAAGTTCGTGAGGCTTTTATACTCGGTTATGAAGAAATTAACCCCTTAATAGAACCAGAAAAAAGCCTGATTCAAGAGTTAACTGAAACGGCTCATATCTGGGCTTGGGCGATTAGTATTATTAACGCTGAACATTTTAATTATAGCCGTTTAGATACTTGCTATTTTACTCGACATTTAGAACAGTTAAAACGCTTACATTCTCCAGACTGGCAATAA
- a CDS encoding thymidylate synthase, flavin-dependent, with amino-acid sequence MDRFRVEVIAKTPFPQQVIYAAMHQDYSDQFVVAERESWPSEEKAGEVIVKRLLAGERGHYGPLEHCQIVLGCGYFPHSVMQQARTHRVGISFDVQSYRYTSGKVLAIAEGKGNIEDAFYLRPVGNYSDRQGKKYYYSPEQRQQDLNWCLEAAKRYKIDIDNGMSEEHARGKVPFDYRQHFVVSFTLRALLHFLDLRFKKDAQLEIQKLCDLIWPHVEEWVPEIAKWYQQTRLGKARLAP; translated from the coding sequence ATGGATCGATTTCGTGTAGAAGTTATTGCTAAAACTCCTTTTCCTCAGCAAGTTATTTATGCGGCAATGCACCAAGATTATAGCGATCAGTTTGTTGTCGCGGAACGAGAATCTTGGCCGTCTGAAGAAAAAGCTGGGGAGGTGATTGTCAAGCGTCTATTAGCAGGAGAACGGGGACATTATGGGCCCTTAGAACACTGTCAAATTGTCTTGGGTTGTGGTTATTTTCCCCATAGTGTTATGCAGCAAGCTAGAACTCACAGGGTAGGTATTAGTTTTGACGTTCAGTCCTACCGTTATACTTCGGGGAAAGTATTAGCAATAGCTGAGGGTAAAGGTAATATTGAAGATGCTTTTTATTTAAGACCTGTGGGAAATTATAGCGATCGCCAAGGCAAAAAATACTACTATTCTCCTGAACAACGTCAACAGGATTTAAACTGGTGTTTAGAAGCCGCAAAACGCTATAAAATTGATATTGATAATGGAATGTCTGAAGAACACGCCCGGGGAAAAGTTCCCTTTGATTATCGTCAACATTTTGTGGTTAGTTTTACTTTAAGGGCATTATTACATTTTCTGGATTTACGGTTTAAAAAAGATGCCCAGTTAGAAATTCAAAAACTCTGTGATTTAATTTGGCCTCATGTTGAAGAATGGGTTCCAGAAATTGCTAAATGGTATCAACAAACTCGACTCGGAAAAGCTCGACTAGCACCGTAA
- a CDS encoding deoxyuridine 5'-triphosphate nucleotidohydrolase Dut, which translates to MKLNILKLNETAILPQYAHIGDAGLDLFAIANTTISPGESQLIPTGIAIELPPGTEAQIRPRSGLALKHQITVLNTPGTIDEGYRGEIGIILINHGKTSFNITKGMKIAQMVIATVLRVEIQEVQQLSDTKRSDNGFGSTGLISRKPH; encoded by the coding sequence ATGAAATTAAACATTTTAAAACTGAATGAAACCGCAATTTTACCTCAATATGCTCATATTGGGGATGCGGGATTGGATTTATTTGCGATCGCTAATACCACAATTTCCCCAGGAGAAAGTCAATTAATTCCCACCGGAATTGCAATTGAATTACCCCCAGGAACAGAAGCCCAAATTAGACCTAGAAGTGGTTTAGCCTTAAAACATCAAATCACAGTTCTGAATACCCCCGGAACCATTGACGAGGGATATCGGGGAGAAATCGGAATAATTTTGATTAATCATGGCAAAACATCCTTTAATATTACAAAAGGCATGAAAATTGCTCAAATGGTGATCGCCACCGTTTTACGGGTAGAGATTCAAGAAGTTCAACAGTTAAGTGATACCAAAAGAAGCGATAATGGATTTGGGTCTACGGGATTAA
- a CDS encoding WD-40 repeat protein yields MALYPVNDTISHNHQQVHTLARAITKMQGSFSLLLLRCNYESLREKMVAELKQECSLTFTEFKLAPGSQTLYGSIKAELLEPNYPSVLMVYGLESVVAIDEVLHSANLVREAFRNFPFPLVLWINDKLWKKLNRNAPDFTSWATTYEFLLSSDELIEFLEEKVSSVFTTVLEAGSERFLPTTNILGPESGTELQAAYQELKSREIPIDPVLEAKLKWVYGRYFYVNQQVTLALQQYQQALRFWQQQSPTDSEILGVNGISTGFKDASNPLLWEGLILFNIGLCWCYLAEQHRHRNGDREWKQACVFLQQSIEKFETAQRQDLVAKFLNKIGEVFIHLSDWKSLRELALKGRKLHQKLGNSFLIPLAQDYGFLANVALQDQDWQNAKELANVALETLILVAKENPDNPWIDQLESFFLYVLAQALEKQGLKKEAIQKLEQAAETIKKTLLTVNLIWLYLQILKMLNRLYFGLKDYQEAFKIKEEYRNQSSAYGYNAFVGAGRLQPRKQALTSTLNPSEINANFTDEITASGREEAIKHLLQRMASSYHKLTVIYGQSGVGKSSILGAGLVPALQKKIIDARISFPIVIKTYNCFIVELEQKLIADLDGLHGFHGLSVQSAESLQIGVTNLDSDSYPELTEEPENQDYTENLIRVIEQLKENARQNLLTVLIFDQFEELFFVQSIRLQRLFFEFLQDALNLPFVKIIISLREDYLHYLLEGTRQVDLEAINNDILSKDIIFYLGNFSQKEAHNVIKSLTDRAHFYLEEPLIQALVQDLAGEAGEVRPIELQVVGTQIQAENITTLESYQKQGPKQKLVERFLEEVIGDCGPENDATARVVLYALTDENDTRPLKTRLELAEELKQKLHREQVFGPLDTILYILEKSGLVYRDIGTTGEFYQLVHDYLAGFIRRQNRNEQEEVITKLQQEKAQLIQEKEIGQKLSEEQEKRHQAEAKNRRLERLMGLIVGAVVISFAATFYMNGQNEVKARVQALTSAKNALLLADQQDQLGVLKTTVQIGQNTLKTKAPEATKTEIAQGLMQMISGIQEKNRLEGHTATILGVSFSPDGQQIATASLDQTLKIWSIQGKLLTEPSQFPHESPITRVRYSPDGNIIATATASINNTGQNQVLLWTTTGTPLPQNPMRHKGVINSISFSPDGKKIVTSSNDKTIKLWALDGTLIQEFKGHADRIFDAELSPDGQIIASCSKDGEIKIWSLDGQLIRTIKAHNQPVYDLDFSPDGKQIVSASGDRTLKLWDTETGQEIKTPIKGHNDDILTVNFSPDGQFLLSGSRDRTAKLWNLNGVLLKTFIGHRDSIWGVEFSPDGQTLVSVSADTTARIWDRSRDPLNTTLQGHTEGVLSVSFSPDGQTLASGSKDKTVKLWGRHEPLQYTSQPASILPHPRKVNWVSFSPNSQEIATASEDKIVRLWTKKGQLLQAISGHAQAIKAVTFSPDGQTLASASEDKTVKLWNKQGKLIATLLHQDAVWDVRFSPDGNTLATSASFLESPIKLPSNAITLWTKKGKQWQPTLELPAKNSVATLAFLGNSQQIAVAEGDMVRLWNLQGKKPLASCPLGHNAQVQSLSYDSQGAILATASDDKKVRLWQINDGLWDTSACDQVQPLIVLQQNDFVNSISFSPGNTGILAIGKDNGTTILWSLENLDLKTQMRKSCNWLYDYFTTNPTQLQGHDQDLCDSVISNQ; encoded by the coding sequence ATGGCACTTTACCCCGTAAACGATACGATCAGTCATAATCATCAGCAAGTTCATACCTTAGCCAGAGCAATAACGAAAATGCAAGGCAGTTTTTCGTTATTGCTGTTGCGATGTAATTATGAAAGTTTGCGGGAAAAAATGGTCGCCGAACTCAAACAAGAATGTTCCCTGACTTTTACAGAATTTAAGTTAGCTCCTGGGAGTCAAACCCTATATGGTTCAATTAAAGCCGAACTACTAGAGCCTAATTATCCCTCGGTTTTAATGGTTTATGGTTTAGAATCCGTTGTGGCGATTGATGAAGTTTTGCATTCGGCTAATTTAGTTAGGGAAGCCTTTCGTAATTTTCCCTTTCCTTTAGTTTTATGGATTAATGATAAATTATGGAAAAAACTCAATCGTAATGCTCCTGATTTTACCAGTTGGGCAACAACCTATGAATTTTTACTCAGTTCTGATGAATTAATTGAATTTTTAGAGGAAAAAGTTTCATCCGTTTTTACAACGGTTTTAGAAGCAGGTTCAGAACGATTTTTACCCACAACTAATATTTTAGGCCCAGAATCAGGAACCGAACTACAAGCGGCTTATCAAGAACTGAAAAGTCGAGAAATTCCCATTGATCCGGTTTTGGAAGCTAAGTTAAAATGGGTTTATGGTCGCTATTTTTATGTTAATCAACAGGTGACTCTGGCGTTACAGCAATATCAACAAGCTTTAAGATTTTGGCAACAACAATCACCAACAGACTCAGAAATCCTCGGTGTTAATGGAATTTCAACTGGTTTTAAAGATGCTTCTAATCCTCTATTATGGGAAGGATTAATATTATTTAATATTGGTTTATGTTGGTGTTATTTGGCCGAACAACATCGTCATCGCAATGGTGATCGGGAATGGAAACAAGCCTGTGTTTTTCTTCAGCAGTCTATAGAAAAGTTTGAAACTGCTCAACGTCAAGATTTAGTTGCCAAGTTTCTAAATAAAATTGGAGAAGTTTTTATTCATTTAAGTGATTGGAAAAGTCTCCGAGAACTAGCCTTAAAAGGTCGCAAATTACATCAGAAATTGGGGAATAGTTTCCTGATTCCACTAGCCCAGGATTATGGATTTTTAGCCAATGTTGCTTTACAGGATCAGGATTGGCAAAATGCTAAAGAATTAGCTAATGTTGCCCTAGAAACTCTGATTTTAGTAGCAAAGGAAAATCCTGATAATCCCTGGATTGACCAATTAGAAAGTTTTTTCCTCTATGTGTTAGCCCAGGCTTTAGAAAAGCAGGGATTAAAAAAGGAAGCAATTCAAAAATTAGAACAGGCAGCAGAGACAATTAAAAAGACGCTTTTAACCGTCAATTTAATTTGGTTATATCTGCAAATTTTGAAGATGCTAAACCGCCTTTATTTTGGATTGAAAGATTATCAAGAAGCCTTTAAAATCAAGGAAGAATATCGCAATCAATCGAGTGCTTATGGGTATAATGCCTTTGTGGGAGCCGGACGATTACAACCTCGTAAACAAGCTCTGACTTCTACCTTAAATCCTAGTGAAATTAACGCCAATTTTACCGATGAAATCACCGCTTCAGGACGGGAAGAAGCGATTAAACATCTATTACAAAGAATGGCGAGTAGTTATCATAAATTAACGGTAATTTATGGTCAATCTGGGGTAGGAAAAAGCTCAATTTTAGGAGCCGGATTAGTTCCAGCTTTGCAGAAAAAAATTATTGATGCGCGGATTAGCTTTCCCATTGTTATTAAGACCTATAATTGTTTTATCGTTGAGTTAGAACAAAAACTTATCGCGGATTTAGATGGATTGCATGGATTTCACGGATTATCTGTGCAATCTGCGGAGTCTCTTCAAATCGGGGTTACAAATTTAGATAGTGATTCGTATCCAGAACTCACCGAAGAACCAGAAAATCAAGATTATACTGAGAATTTAATTAGAGTAATTGAACAACTTAAAGAAAATGCTAGACAAAATTTATTGACGGTTTTGATTTTTGATCAATTTGAAGAATTATTTTTTGTTCAGTCCATTAGATTACAAAGGCTATTTTTTGAGTTTTTACAAGATGCTTTAAATCTACCATTTGTGAAAATAATTATTTCCTTGCGAGAAGATTATTTGCACTATTTATTAGAAGGAACCCGCCAGGTTGATTTAGAGGCTATTAATAATGATATTTTAAGTAAAGATATTATATTTTATTTGGGAAATTTTAGTCAAAAAGAAGCCCATAACGTAATTAAGAGTTTAACCGATCGCGCCCATTTTTATTTAGAAGAACCCTTGATTCAAGCCTTGGTTCAAGATTTAGCAGGAGAAGCTGGAGAAGTTCGCCCGATTGAATTACAAGTGGTGGGGACTCAAATACAAGCCGAAAATATTACTACTTTAGAAAGCTATCAAAAACAAGGCCCGAAACAAAAATTAGTCGAACGGTTTTTAGAAGAAGTTATAGGGGATTGTGGCCCAGAAAACGATGCCACGGCCCGTGTGGTTTTATATGCGTTAACCGATGAAAATGATACCCGCCCCTTAAAAACACGCCTGGAATTAGCCGAGGAGTTAAAACAAAAACTACATCGAGAGCAGGTTTTCGGCCCGTTAGATACTATCCTTTATATTTTAGAAAAGTCTGGATTAGTCTATCGAGATATTGGAACTACTGGAGAATTTTATCAATTAGTACATGATTATTTAGCGGGATTTATTCGCCGACAAAATAGAAACGAACAAGAAGAAGTTATCACAAAATTGCAACAGGAAAAAGCCCAACTGATTCAAGAAAAAGAAATAGGCCAAAAACTCTCAGAAGAACAGGAAAAACGCCACCAAGCCGAAGCCAAAAATCGTCGTTTAGAACGATTAATGGGATTGATTGTAGGGGCGGTTGTAATTAGTTTTGCAGCTACCTTTTATATGAATGGTCAGAATGAAGTTAAAGCTAGAGTTCAAGCCTTAACTTCTGCTAAAAATGCCCTTTTATTAGCGGATCAGCAAGATCAATTAGGGGTATTAAAAACCACTGTACAGATTGGTCAAAATACCTTAAAAACCAAAGCTCCAGAAGCAACAAAAACAGAAATTGCCCAAGGGTTAATGCAGATGATTTCTGGAATTCAAGAAAAAAATCGTTTAGAAGGGCATACAGCAACAATTTTAGGCGTTAGTTTTAGTCCCGATGGTCAGCAGATTGCCACGGCTAGTCTTGATCAGACGCTAAAAATTTGGAGCATTCAGGGTAAGTTATTAACTGAACCTTCCCAATTTCCCCATGAAAGTCCGATTACCAGGGTTCGTTATAGTCCCGATGGCAACATCATTGCCACCGCTACAGCAAGTATCAATAACACAGGTCAAAATCAAGTCTTATTATGGACAACAACGGGAACTCCCCTTCCGCAGAATCCCATGAGACATAAGGGAGTGATTAATAGTATTAGTTTTAGTCCCGATGGCAAGAAAATAGTTACTTCTAGTAATGATAAAACAATTAAGTTATGGGCTTTAGATGGAACATTAATTCAGGAATTTAAAGGTCATGCGGATCGGATTTTTGATGCAGAATTAAGTCCCGATGGTCAAATAATTGCCAGTTGTAGTAAAGATGGAGAAATTAAAATTTGGTCGCTTGATGGTCAATTAATTCGCACAATTAAAGCCCATAATCAACCCGTTTATGATCTCGATTTTAGTCCTGATGGTAAACAAATTGTTTCCGCCAGTGGCGATCGCACCCTCAAACTTTGGGATACGGAAACAGGTCAGGAAATTAAAACCCCGATCAAGGGTCATAACGATGATATTTTAACGGTCAATTTTAGTCCCGATGGTCAATTTTTACTCAGTGGTAGTCGCGATCGCACCGCAAAACTTTGGAATTTAAACGGGGTATTACTCAAAACTTTTATCGGACATCGAGATAGTATTTGGGGTGTTGAATTTAGTCCCGATGGTCAAACCCTGGTATCCGTCAGTGCCGATACAACCGCCCGCATCTGGGATCGGAGTCGAGATCCCTTAAATACGACCTTACAGGGTCATACAGAAGGGGTGTTGAGTGTGAGTTTTAGCCCCGATGGTCAAACTTTAGCCAGTGGAAGTAAAGATAAAACCGTGAAATTATGGGGTCGTCACGAACCTTTGCAATATACTTCACAGCCTGCTTCGATTTTGCCACATCCCCGTAAAGTCAACTGGGTGAGTTTCAGTCCGAATAGTCAAGAAATTGCCACCGCCAGTGAGGATAAAATAGTGCGACTCTGGACAAAAAAAGGTCAGTTGTTGCAAGCAATTTCCGGTCATGCTCAAGCAATTAAGGCTGTGACATTTAGCCCCGACGGTCAAACTTTAGCCAGTGCAAGTGAAGACAAAACCGTTAAACTTTGGAACAAACAAGGAAAATTGATCGCTACTTTGCTTCATCAAGATGCTGTTTGGGATGTCCGTTTTAGTCCCGATGGTAATACTTTGGCCACATCTGCGAGTTTTTTGGAAAGTCCTATCAAGCTTCCCAGTAACGCTATTACCCTCTGGACAAAAAAAGGTAAACAATGGCAACCAACCTTAGAATTACCCGCGAAAAATTCTGTCGCGACTTTGGCTTTTTTGGGCAATTCTCAACAAATCGCCGTCGCTGAAGGTGATATGGTCAGGCTTTGGAATCTTCAAGGAAAAAAACCACTCGCCTCCTGTCCTCTGGGACATAATGCTCAGGTACAAAGTTTAAGTTATGATTCCCAAGGAGCAATTTTAGCAACGGCCAGTGATGATAAAAAAGTCAGGCTATGGCAAATTAATGACGGTCTTTGGGACACATCGGCCTGTGATCAGGTTCAACCTTTAATTGTTTTACAACAGAATGATTTTGTGAATAGTATTAGTTTTAGTCCGGGAAATACTGGAATTCTAGCCATAGGCAAGGATAATGGCACCACGATTCTCTGGAGTTTAGAGAATTTAGACTTAAAAACTCAGATGCGAAAAAGTTGTAACTGGCTTTATGACTATTTCACCACCAACCCAACCCAATTACAGGGACACGATCAGGATTTATGCGATTCAGTAATCAGTAATCAGTAA
- a CDS encoding arsenite-antimonite (ArsAB) efflux family protein produces MFNSNTLSLALLSGKGGVGKTTLSCGFALNWAKQFPNEQILLISTDPAHSLGDVLQIPVTDEAEFIKNFPNLKVRAIESETLLTAFKTRYGAVLELLVERGSFVEGEDLTPVWDLDWPGIDELMGLLEIQRLFHDQVVDRVVVDMAPSGHALNLLELMNFLDSLLASLTLFQEKHRTISQSFTGRYQSDQADVFLEEMQEELASGRSRLQDQEKTACFVVAIPEPMSWLETQRFLEALQGLKIPVGGLLINHIVSQSQNLDRHQEQQKLLKQFQDISGNNPIFTIPELSTEPLGTIALETLFSQLQPLIISADLEEQTFIPSQPLEFSTTQAKLSDFIKENRRLIIVGGKGGVGKTTVAAAIGWEIARRYSEKKIQMVSIDPAHSLGDAFGLKLSHEAMAITPNLFGQEIDADQVLNQFREDYLWELAEMMSGEKDDPNAMLKLAYGPEAWRRIVSQSLPGIDEMLSLVEVMDLLESHELDLIILDTAPTGHLLRFLEMPTAMSEWLAWIFKLWIKYQNVLGRTEFMGRLRNLRQRVVKAQKKLQDPNYTEFIGVIQGQVAIVAEAKRLTESLIEKGINQRYIVQNRFEIGQELVTDQFPDQTLIILPNLSRSVEPIVRIKEAAKILFND; encoded by the coding sequence ATGTTTAATTCTAATACTCTTAGTCTAGCTTTATTGAGTGGAAAAGGGGGTGTGGGAAAGACCACCCTTTCCTGTGGGTTTGCCCTCAATTGGGCGAAACAGTTTCCCAATGAACAAATTTTACTGATTTCTACTGATCCCGCCCATTCCTTGGGGGATGTCTTACAAATTCCCGTGACTGATGAAGCTGAATTTATTAAAAATTTCCCTAATTTAAAAGTTAGAGCTATAGAATCAGAAACCTTATTAACAGCGTTTAAAACTCGCTATGGTGCGGTTTTAGAATTATTAGTAGAACGGGGTAGTTTTGTCGAAGGGGAAGATTTAACCCCGGTTTGGGATTTAGACTGGCCGGGAATTGATGAATTAATGGGATTATTAGAAATTCAACGGTTATTTCATGACCAAGTTGTGGATCGAGTTGTGGTCGATATGGCTCCCAGTGGTCATGCGTTAAACCTTTTAGAATTAATGAATTTTTTAGATAGTTTATTAGCATCTTTAACCCTATTTCAAGAAAAACACCGCACCATTAGTCAATCTTTTACCGGACGTTATCAATCAGATCAAGCGGATGTTTTTTTAGAAGAAATGCAGGAAGAACTAGCTTCTGGAAGATCTCGACTTCAAGATCAAGAAAAAACCGCTTGTTTTGTGGTAGCTATTCCTGAACCCATGAGTTGGTTAGAAACCCAACGTTTTTTAGAGGCTCTCCAAGGTTTAAAGATTCCCGTTGGGGGTTTATTAATTAATCATATTGTTTCCCAAAGTCAAAATTTAGATCGGCATCAGGAACAGCAGAAACTTCTCAAACAATTTCAGGATATTTCAGGAAATAATCCTATTTTTACTATTCCCGAACTTTCAACAGAACCCTTGGGAACTATAGCCTTAGAAACCCTATTTTCCCAACTTCAACCTTTAATAATATCGGCAGATTTAGAGGAGCAAACTTTTATTCCTTCTCAACCCTTAGAATTTTCTACCACCCAAGCCAAATTGAGTGATTTTATCAAAGAAAATAGACGGTTAATTATTGTTGGTGGCAAAGGTGGTGTGGGTAAAACAACTGTTGCCGCTGCTATAGGTTGGGAAATAGCTAGGCGTTATTCTGAGAAAAAAATTCAGATGGTTTCTATTGATCCAGCCCATTCTTTAGGAGATGCTTTTGGGTTAAAATTAAGCCATGAAGCTATGGCAATTACTCCTAATTTATTCGGTCAAGAAATAGACGCTGATCAGGTTTTAAATCAGTTTAGAGAAGACTATCTTTGGGAACTGGCAGAAATGATGAGTGGCGAGAAAGATGATCCTAATGCTATGCTTAAATTAGCTTATGGACCGGAGGCTTGGCGGCGAATTGTTTCCCAATCCTTACCTGGAATTGATGAAATGTTATCCTTAGTAGAAGTGATGGATTTATTAGAAAGTCATGAACTGGATTTAATTATTTTAGATACGGCTCCTACGGGTCATTTATTACGATTTTTAGAAATGCCAACGGCGATGAGTGAATGGTTAGCGTGGATTTTTAAACTGTGGATTAAATATCAGAATGTGTTAGGAAGAACTGAATTTATGGGACGTTTAAGGAATTTACGTCAACGGGTTGTTAAAGCTCAGAAAAAACTGCAAGATCCTAATTATACTGAATTTATTGGTGTGATTCAAGGACAAGTTGCGATTGTAGCAGAAGCAAAAAGGTTAACGGAATCTTTAATAGAAAAGGGTATTAATCAACGCTATATTGTGCAGAATCGGTTTGAAATAGGACAGGAATTAGTAACTGATCAATTTCCCGATCAAACCTTAATTATTTTACCAAATCTTTCCCGTTCTGTTGAACCGATTGTTAGAATCAAAGAAGCAGCTAAAATCCTATTTAATGATTAA